The Kogia breviceps isolate mKogBre1 chromosome 4, mKogBre1 haplotype 1, whole genome shotgun sequence genome window below encodes:
- the GIPC1 gene encoding PDZ domain-containing protein GIPC1 isoform X1 has protein sequence MPLGLGRRKKAPPLVENEEAEPGRGGLGVGEPGPLGGGGAGAPQMGLPPPPPALRPRLVFHTQLAHGSPTGRIEGFTNVKELYGKIAEAFRLPAAEVMFCTLNTHKVDMDKLLGGQIGLEDFIFAHVKGQRKEVEVFKSEEALGLTITDNGAGYAFIKRIKEGSVIDHIQLISVGDMIEAINGQSLLGCRHYEVARLLKELPRGRTFTLKLTEPRKAFDMISVRSGGGRPGSGPQLGTGRGTLRLRSRGPATVEDLPSAFEEKAIEKVDDLLESYMGIRDTELAATMVELGKDKRNPDELAEALDERLGDFAFPDEFVFDVWGAIGDAKVGRY, from the exons ATGCCGCTGGGACTGGGGCGGCGGAAAAAGGCGCCACCTCTGGTGGAAAATGAGGAGGCGGAGCCAGGCCGTGGTGGGCTGGGTGTGGGGGAGCCGGGGCCCCTGGGCGGAGGTGGGGCAGGGGCCCCCCAAATGGGcttgcccccccctccccctgccctgcggCCCCGCCTTGTGTTCCACACCCAGCTGGCCCATGGCAGTCCCACTGGCCGCATCGAGGGCTTCACCAACGTCAAGGAGCTGTACGGCAAGATTGCTGAGGCCTTCCGCCTGCCAGCTGCTGAG gtgatGTTCTGCACCCTCAACACCCACAAAGTGGACATGGACAAGCTCCTGGGGGGCCAGATCGGGCTGGAGGACTTCATCTTTGCCCACGTCAAGGGGCAGCGCAAGGAAGTGGAGGTGTTCAAGTCGGAGGAAGCGTTGGGGCTCACCATCACTGACAACGGGGCTGGCTATGCCTTCATCAAG CGCATTAAGGAGGGCAGCGTGATTGACCACATCCAGCTCATCAGCGTGGGTGACATGATCGAGGCCATCAACGGACAGAGCCTGCTGGGCTGCCGGCACTACGAGGTGGCCCGGCTGCTCAAGGAGCTGCCCCGAGGCCGCACCTTCACGCTGAAGCTCACAGAGCCCCGAAAGGCCTTTG ACATGATCAGTGTGCGTTCAGGGGGTGGCCGCCCAGGCTCCGGTCCCCAGCTGGGCACTGGCCGAGGGACCCTCCGGCTCCGATCCCGGGGTCCTGCTACAGTAGAGGATCTG ccttcagcctttgaggaGAAGGCCATTGAGAAGGTGGATGACCTGCTGGAGAGCTACATGGGCATCAGGGACACAGAGCTGG CGGCCACCATGGTAGAGCTTGGAAAGGACAAAAGGAACCCGGATGAGCTGGCTGAGGCCCTGGATGAACGGCTTGGTGACTTCGCCTTCCCGGATGAGTTTGTCTTTGACGTCTGGGGAGCCATTGGGGATGCCAAGGTTGGCCGTTACTAG
- the GIPC1 gene encoding PDZ domain-containing protein GIPC1 isoform X2, protein MFCTLNTHKVDMDKLLGGQIGLEDFIFAHVKGQRKEVEVFKSEEALGLTITDNGAGYAFIKRIKEGSVIDHIQLISVGDMIEAINGQSLLGCRHYEVARLLKELPRGRTFTLKLTEPRKAFDMISVRSGGGRPGSGPQLGTGRGTLRLRSRGPATVEDLPSAFEEKAIEKVDDLLESYMGIRDTELAATMVELGKDKRNPDELAEALDERLGDFAFPDEFVFDVWGAIGDAKVGRY, encoded by the exons atGTTCTGCACCCTCAACACCCACAAAGTGGACATGGACAAGCTCCTGGGGGGCCAGATCGGGCTGGAGGACTTCATCTTTGCCCACGTCAAGGGGCAGCGCAAGGAAGTGGAGGTGTTCAAGTCGGAGGAAGCGTTGGGGCTCACCATCACTGACAACGGGGCTGGCTATGCCTTCATCAAG CGCATTAAGGAGGGCAGCGTGATTGACCACATCCAGCTCATCAGCGTGGGTGACATGATCGAGGCCATCAACGGACAGAGCCTGCTGGGCTGCCGGCACTACGAGGTGGCCCGGCTGCTCAAGGAGCTGCCCCGAGGCCGCACCTTCACGCTGAAGCTCACAGAGCCCCGAAAGGCCTTTG ACATGATCAGTGTGCGTTCAGGGGGTGGCCGCCCAGGCTCCGGTCCCCAGCTGGGCACTGGCCGAGGGACCCTCCGGCTCCGATCCCGGGGTCCTGCTACAGTAGAGGATCTG ccttcagcctttgaggaGAAGGCCATTGAGAAGGTGGATGACCTGCTGGAGAGCTACATGGGCATCAGGGACACAGAGCTGG CGGCCACCATGGTAGAGCTTGGAAAGGACAAAAGGAACCCGGATGAGCTGGCTGAGGCCCTGGATGAACGGCTTGGTGACTTCGCCTTCCCGGATGAGTTTGTCTTTGACGTCTGGGGAGCCATTGGGGATGCCAAGGTTGGCCGTTACTAG